A region of Planktothrix tepida PCC 9214 DNA encodes the following proteins:
- a CDS encoding dynamin-like GTPase family protein encodes MNTPLSPQCQNLQHQVEGLVKLLHQEPSLRQQDITAVRASLNKVISPKFEIVFAGAFSAGKSMLINALLERELLYSAEGHATGTECYIDYAEPDQERVVLTFLSEAEIREQVAALCQLLGLSSNVNINRNDVIDLLLEGCDKIIQQEGGVNKSERAKQAKALDLLMKGFVENRDRIHTLNNATYSMEQFNFSNLKEAASYARRGSNSAVLKRIEYYCYHPLLQDGNVIIDTPGIDAPVEKDAQLTYQKIENPDTSAVVCVLKPASAGEMTIEETELLERIRQNPSIRNRVFYVFNRIDETWYNAQLRQRLDNLIYSDFQDTTRVYKTSGLLGFYGSQIKSTTGRDRFGLDSIFAESIKGFGGEEETPQFVYAFNNYCGSSRKLPIQFRVTINGFESPNQNYVRILADWGQPLIDQLIKDSGIEDFRTAITYYLTQEKRPQLFKNLADDLEDICIPLRKYYESIQRELDSQPREIESMKAQELQLLNQQLQEAGQEFRDHIAEEVNRIITSKCDGFEQDFNQLQSRMVRRLDELLDSFSVKEAYSRATFSHPRNATAPLLAVLVEALYFLANQLEDILVEAVQSVNAGFFRRLVERVRKTEYYRKLNRLLGNDGGIELRLKRLEEEVNQALVAMAKTECDRYVRESPKFYDEGTFSIYQFRQTLLQTSSSYDCTTMVDAEPAIRQLLKLDFEPKVSKTINQTFRQTVNQTLKTQLLPMTEIQGEEIMQQYSQARVYLENTLAQEAEEKIKTNARFQSEVNQKIEEYNQFVSAINSCLQSMQLFEHLLPTISNSKISDERFDF; translated from the coding sequence ATGAATACTCCACTCTCGCCTCAGTGCCAAAATCTACAACATCAGGTTGAAGGCTTAGTCAAACTTCTGCATCAAGAACCGTCCCTGCGACAACAGGATATTACGGCGGTGCGTGCATCTTTGAATAAAGTAATCTCCCCCAAGTTTGAAATTGTGTTTGCGGGGGCGTTTAGTGCTGGAAAATCAATGTTAATTAATGCCCTTTTAGAACGGGAATTATTATATAGTGCAGAGGGACACGCCACCGGAACCGAATGTTATATTGACTATGCTGAACCGGATCAAGAACGGGTGGTTTTAACCTTTTTAAGTGAAGCCGAAATTCGCGAACAAGTCGCGGCTTTATGTCAGCTTTTAGGATTAAGTTCTAATGTTAATATTAATCGCAATGATGTGATTGATTTGCTTTTAGAAGGCTGTGACAAAATTATTCAGCAAGAAGGAGGAGTTAATAAATCTGAACGGGCAAAACAAGCCAAAGCGTTAGATTTATTAATGAAAGGGTTTGTGGAAAACCGCGATCGCATTCACACCCTGAATAATGCGACTTATTCTATGGAACAGTTTAACTTTTCTAACCTCAAAGAAGCTGCCAGTTATGCCCGTCGAGGCAGTAATAGTGCAGTCTTAAAACGGATTGAATACTATTGCTATCATCCCCTATTACAAGATGGAAATGTCATTATTGACACCCCTGGAATTGATGCGCCTGTAGAGAAAGATGCTCAATTAACTTATCAGAAAATTGAGAATCCCGATACCTCGGCGGTGGTCTGTGTTTTAAAACCTGCATCGGCGGGAGAAATGACAATAGAAGAAACGGAACTCTTAGAACGAATTCGTCAAAATCCCAGTATCCGCAATCGCGTTTTTTATGTGTTTAATCGCATTGATGAAACGTGGTATAATGCCCAACTGCGTCAACGATTAGATAACTTAATTTATTCGGATTTTCAGGATACTACCAGAGTCTATAAAACCAGTGGATTATTAGGGTTTTATGGAAGCCAAATTAAATCAACAACGGGACGCGATCGCTTTGGGTTAGATAGTATTTTTGCCGAAAGTATTAAAGGATTTGGGGGAGAAGAAGAAACCCCTCAATTTGTCTATGCTTTTAATAACTATTGTGGCAGTTCCCGCAAACTTCCGATTCAATTCCGAGTCACAATTAACGGGTTTGAATCTCCCAATCAAAACTATGTCAGGATTTTAGCAGATTGGGGACAACCCCTGATTGATCAGTTAATTAAAGATAGCGGAATTGAAGATTTCCGTACCGCCATTACTTACTATTTAACCCAAGAAAAACGTCCCCAACTGTTTAAGAATCTAGCCGATGATTTAGAAGATATTTGTATTCCCCTGCGAAAGTATTACGAATCAATTCAACGGGAATTAGACAGTCAACCGCGTGAAATTGAATCGATGAAAGCCCAGGAATTACAACTGCTGAATCAACAATTGCAAGAAGCCGGACAGGAATTTCGAGATCATATTGCGGAAGAAGTGAATCGAATTATTACCAGTAAATGTGATGGCTTTGAACAGGATTTTAATCAATTACAATCTCGGATGGTGAGGCGTTTAGATGAATTATTGGATAGTTTTTCTGTAAAAGAAGCTTATAGTCGTGCGACCTTCAGCCATCCTCGGAATGCAACTGCGCCGTTATTAGCGGTTTTAGTGGAAGCATTATATTTTTTAGCGAACCAATTAGAGGATATTTTAGTGGAGGCGGTTCAATCTGTAAATGCAGGGTTTTTCCGTCGTTTAGTTGAACGAGTTCGTAAGACCGAATATTATCGCAAACTCAATCGTTTATTAGGAAATGATGGCGGAATAGAACTGCGGTTAAAACGGTTAGAAGAAGAGGTTAATCAAGCGTTAGTTGCGATGGCTAAAACGGAATGCGATCGCTATGTGCGAGAAAGTCCTAAATTCTATGATGAAGGCACATTTTCGATTTATCAATTTCGCCAAACTTTATTACAAACCTCATCCAGTTATGACTGTACAACAATGGTGGATGCAGAACCCGCTATCCGTCAATTGTTGAAGTTAGATTTTGAACCCAAAGTCTCAAAAACCATTAATCAAACCTTCCGCCAAACGGTTAACCAAACCCTGAAAACTCAATTATTACCGATGACGGAAATTCAAGGGGAAGAAATTATGCAGCAATACAGTCAAGCGCGAGTTTATTTAGAGAATACCTTAGCACAGGAAGCGGAGGAGAAAATCAAAACGAATGCTCGATTTCAGTCTGAAGTCAACCAAAAAATTGAGGAATACAATCAATTTGTTTCAGCGATTAATAGTTGTTTACAGTCAATGCAACTATTTGAACATTTATTACCAACCATCTCTAATTCTAAGATTAGTGATGAGCGTTTCGATTTTTAA
- a CDS encoding KGK domain-containing protein produces MSDVVNSENCEDYEVLLFGNHTCLVEKLKQDIEFALKKCANRIIELLVSKQSNQSLYVIKGDSRYDWQWFEEGKECKLLKLGTKEWQPGKVRIKVTLEFCPDEPEEVEVQEEEKIDEMDKVAKSLDDIRQKLNRENNS; encoded by the coding sequence ATGAGCGATGTTGTTAATTCAGAAAATTGTGAAGATTATGAAGTTCTATTGTTTGGAAATCATACTTGTCTTGTTGAAAAACTGAAACAAGATATTGAGTTTGCTTTGAAAAAGTGTGCAAATCGAATTATAGAATTACTTGTTAGTAAACAATCTAATCAATCATTGTATGTGATTAAAGGTGACAGTCGTTATGATTGGCAATGGTTTGAAGAAGGAAAAGAGTGTAAACTTTTAAAGTTAGGGACGAAGGAATGGCAACCCGGAAAAGTTAGAATTAAAGTTACTCTCGAATTTTGTCCCGATGAACCGGAAGAAGTAGAAGTTCAAGAGGAAGAAAAAATAGACGAAATGGATAAAGTAGCAAAATCCTTAGATGATATTCGTCAAAAATTAAACCGAGAAAATAATAGTTAA
- a CDS encoding HNH endonuclease: MKPTPRIVIPQEVRRYVFLRDNYQCKSCGKTENETQLTMDHIIPLAKGGSNDISNLQTLCSQCNQKKKADFDLRFKRNFTI; encoded by the coding sequence ATGAAACCTACCCCCAGAATTGTCATTCCTCAAGAAGTTAGAAGATATGTATTTTTACGAGATAATTATCAATGTAAAAGCTGTGGTAAAACCGAAAATGAAACCCAACTGACAATGGATCATATTATCCCATTAGCAAAAGGAGGTTCTAACGATATTAGTAATTTACAAACCTTGTGTTCTCAATGTAATCAGAAAAAGAAAGCTGATTTTGATCTTCGTTTCAAGCGAAACTTTACAATTTAA
- a CDS encoding cytotoxic translational repressor of toxin-antitoxin stability system — translation MTLDVRYGRSFIHDLISLEPSAYSKVYHFVFVEFKQIKTLKDLPELKPLGSSAIFYRFTLENYLIGIEVTGQIVKFVRILPKPKI, via the coding sequence GTGACGCTTGATGTCCGCTATGGTCGATCTTTTATTCATGACCTAATAAGCTTAGAACCATCCGCTTATTCTAAGGTCTATCATTTTGTCTTTGTTGAATTTAAACAGATTAAAACTCTCAAAGACTTACCCGAACTTAAGCCATTAGGTTCAAGTGCTATTTTTTATCGCTTTACTTTAGAAAATTATTTAATTGGAATAGAAGTAACCGGTCAAATTGTTAAATTCGTCCGAATTCTACCCAAACCCAAGATTTAG
- the chlP gene encoding geranylgeranyl reductase codes for MTLRVAVVGSGPAGSSAAETLVKAGIETYLFERKLDNAKPCGGAIPLCMVSEFDLPAHVIDRRVRKMKMISPSNREVDIFIEKEDEYIGMCRREILDGFMRDRAVSLGTILINGTVHQLEIPKTSSEPYVIHYHDHATAEGGVGTPKTLEVDVVIGADGANSRIAKAIDAGDYNYAIAFQERIRIPEDKMAYYEDRAEMYVGNDVSPDFYAWVFPKYDHVAVGTGTMKPNQALIKQLQAGIRARAASRIEGGKIIKVEAHPIPEHPRPRRVVGRVALVGDAAGTVTKSSGEGIYFAAKSGRMCAETIVERSNSGKRIPTEADLKEYIKLWDKKYGITYLVLDILQRVFYRTDATREAFVEMCADRDVQKLTFDSYLYKTVVPANPLIQMKITAKTLGSLLRGSALAP; via the coding sequence TTGACACTACGGGTTGCTGTTGTTGGTTCTGGCCCTGCGGGTTCTTCCGCAGCCGAGACGCTAGTTAAAGCAGGCATTGAAACCTACCTGTTTGAACGGAAGCTGGATAACGCCAAACCCTGTGGTGGGGCGATCCCGCTTTGTATGGTGAGTGAGTTTGACTTACCTGCTCATGTCATTGATCGGCGGGTGAGAAAAATGAAAATGATCTCTCCCTCGAACCGTGAGGTTGATATTTTCATTGAAAAAGAAGACGAATATATTGGAATGTGCCGTCGGGAAATTCTCGATGGGTTTATGCGCGATCGCGCCGTCTCTCTAGGGACAATTTTAATAAATGGTACTGTTCATCAATTAGAAATTCCTAAAACCAGTTCCGAGCCTTATGTGATTCATTATCATGATCATGCAACGGCTGAAGGTGGCGTGGGTACACCCAAAACCCTAGAAGTGGATGTGGTGATCGGGGCGGATGGAGCTAACTCCCGCATTGCTAAAGCCATTGATGCTGGGGATTATAATTATGCGATCGCCTTCCAAGAACGCATCCGTATCCCTGAAGATAAAATGGCCTATTATGAAGATCGGGCGGAAATGTACGTTGGTAACGACGTTTCCCCAGACTTCTACGCCTGGGTATTCCCCAAATATGATCACGTTGCGGTGGGAACTGGAACCATGAAACCCAACCAAGCGCTGATCAAACAATTGCAAGCGGGAATTCGCGCCCGGGCAGCGAGCCGCATCGAAGGCGGTAAGATTATTAAAGTAGAAGCTCACCCCATTCCCGAACATCCCCGTCCTCGTCGGGTTGTGGGACGAGTGGCGTTAGTCGGAGATGCCGCCGGAACAGTTACGAAGTCCTCTGGAGAAGGCATCTATTTCGCCGCCAAGTCAGGGCGGATGTGTGCCGAAACCATTGTGGAACGGAGTAATAGTGGTAAACGCATTCCCACAGAAGCCGATCTGAAGGAATATATCAAACTCTGGGATAAGAAATATGGCATTACTTATCTGGTGTTAGATATTCTGCAACGAGTCTTCTATCGCACGGATGCGACCCGTGAAGCTTTTGTAGAGATGTGTGCGGATAGGGATGTGCAGAAGTTAACTTTTGATAGCTATCTGTACAAAACCGTTGTTCCGGCCAACCCTCTAATTCAGATGAAGATTACAGCAAAAACCCTGGGGAGTTTGTTACGCGGAAGTGCATTAGCGCCGTAA
- a CDS encoding sensor histidine kinase — translation MSLTNPSEEQLNATDILELVQQEKTATLSHLVSSVVHEINNPLGCIAGNITYIKDYVKDLLNLIELYQEHYPDPVSEIADEIDAIDLEYLTEDVPKLLSAMENGAERLHQISNALRTFGRFESDRQVLFNIHDGIDSVLLMLKSRFKGTKIRSPIEVIKNYGDIPEINCYPGHFNQALSYLINYSVNALDEKAKAQPSNPEFKPTITIKTSLTSDSVILSIQDNSLGIPENDQNTIFEALLITKPVEQGTGIGLSVSRQIIEERHQGTIKCQSVLGIGTEFIIELPRSSDS, via the coding sequence ATGAGTTTAACAAACCCGTCAGAAGAACAACTCAATGCGACGGATATTTTGGAATTAGTTCAACAAGAAAAAACAGCTACCTTGAGTCATTTGGTTTCAAGTGTTGTCCATGAAATTAATAATCCGTTAGGGTGTATTGCCGGAAATATTACTTATATTAAAGATTATGTCAAAGATTTATTAAATTTAATTGAACTGTATCAAGAACATTATCCCGATCCTGTTAGTGAAATTGCTGATGAAATTGATGCGATTGATTTAGAGTATTTAACGGAAGATGTGCCGAAATTGTTATCGGCTATGGAAAATGGAGCAGAACGTTTACATCAAATTAGTAATGCTTTACGGACGTTTGGGAGATTTGAAAGCGATCGCCAAGTATTATTTAATATTCACGATGGCATTGATAGTGTATTATTAATGTTAAAAAGTCGGTTTAAAGGAACTAAAATCCGATCCCCCATTGAGGTGATTAAGAACTATGGAGACATCCCGGAAATTAACTGTTATCCCGGACATTTTAATCAAGCTTTATCTTATTTAATTAATTATAGCGTTAATGCTTTAGATGAAAAAGCCAAAGCTCAACCCTCTAATCCTGAATTTAAACCCACAATCACAATTAAAACCAGCTTAACTTCAGATTCTGTTATTTTATCAATTCAAGATAATAGTTTAGGAATACCTGAGAATGATCAAAATACAATTTTTGAAGCGTTATTAATCACAAAACCCGTAGAACAAGGAACTGGAATTGGTTTATCTGTCAGTCGTCAAATTATTGAAGAGCGACATCAAGGTACAATTAAATGTCAGTCAGTATTAGGAATTGGAACAGAATTTATCATCGAACTTCCCAGATCATCAGATTCTTAG